The region CCCGCCTGGAAGCCGAAGCGCAGCCATCCGTGCGAGGGGTAGATCAGGCCGGCCTGCGCCCCGGCGGCAACGGCGCGTTTGGCCTCTTCGACGGCGACGTGCGTGCCCTCGCCGGTGATGCCGGCGATGATCGGGACGTCGACCGCCTCGACCAGCTTCTCGATCGTCTCGACCTGCTCCTGCTGGGTGAGGAAGGTGCCCTCACCGGCGTGGCCGAGAACGACCAGGCTCTTCACGCCCTCGTGCCCGGACAGCCAGGTGCCCAGCTTCGCCATGGCGTCGTGGTCGACGGCGCCGTCCGGGGTGAAAGGGGTGACGGGGGCGGGGTTGAGACCGCGGAGGTCGAGTGCCATGACAGGGCTCCGTTCTCGTCGCTGAGTGCGTGGCGCTACATCTGGGGCTCCTCGCTGCCGACCGAGCCTTCTCGGAACGTTCGCGGGAACGTTCCCAAACGATGGCCGATCCACCAGCCGAACGTCAATACCGATCCCGGGAACGTTCCCAGCAAGGTATGGTTCCAGGCGTGGTGACCATCCTTGACGTGGCCCGGGCGGCCGGGGTCAGCAAGTCGACCGTGTCCCGGGTGCTCGACGAGCGCCTGCCCCACTCGCGGAGCGCGACCGCGGAGCGGGTGCGCAAGGCCGCCGCCGAGCTCGGCTACGTCCGTGACCCGCTCGCGTCCGGCCTGCGACGTGCCGGCACCAGCACGATCGGGGTGATCGTCCCGCGGCTGACCGACACCGTGATGGCGATGCTCTACGAGGAGATAACCGCGGTGGCCGCAGCCCGTGAGCTGTTCACCGTCGTCGCCACCACCGAGGATTCCGTGGAGACCGAGGCGGTCGCGGTGCGGTCGCTGCAGATGCGCCGCGTGGACGGGCTGATCCTCACGACCGCCCGGATGGGCACCCCCGTGACCACCGGGCAGACCCCATGCGCGCTCGCGCTGCGCACTGACGGCACCAGTCCAGCGGCGATCGGCGACGACCGCCTCGGTGCCCGTCTCGCGACCCGGCACCTCATCGACTTCGGGCACCGCCGGATCGGTCTCGTCGGTGGACCTGGCTACGCCTCCAGCGCGCAGGGGCGCGCCGATGGGTACCGGGACGCGCTGACCGATGCCGGGATTCCGGTTGACCCGGCGCTCATCACGGGGAACGCCTTTTCCATCGAAGCCGGCGAGGTCGCCGGCCGGCAGCTGCTGGACCGCGACGACCGCCCGACCGCGGTCTTCGCAGTCAACGACAACACGGCCATCGGCGTGTTGTCGGCCGCCCACAGGCTCGGCCTGTCGGTGCCCCGGGACGTATCGATCGTCGGCTACAACGACATCCCCGTTGTCAGCCGCCTGCCCGTCCCTCTCACCACCGTCCGGGTCCCGTTCCGCCAGATCGCAACCGACGCGCTGCACCTGCTCACCGAGCACAAAGGACACACCACGACGCTCACCACGACGCCGACCCTCATCCCTCGCGGATCGACGGGCCCTCCGGCTGAGTGACATCGTCATCAGCAGCGTCGGCGACAATGAGCGGCCCGGACCCGGGCCTCGCGTCGCTGGTCTTTTCCTGCCCTGACGGCGCGCGGTGATCGGCATACTGTTCCTGGCCAGTACTCGTGACGACCGGCGGGACGCATACGGCGTGCCGGTCGACCGGCTGATCGGTCGTGGCCGGAAGTGCTGACAGGGATCCCGCCGTGTCCGTACCCCGGACTGCGCCCCTTCACTTCCGCCGACGAAGGCGTCTTTGTCGGTCGCGAGGACGACACCGAGCGGCTGCTCGCGATGTCGCGGTGAACGCCTCACACGCCGATCGGCCCACCACCTCCCTCTCTCACCGCGGCCAGGCTGGTCCAGCATCCTCCTCGTCGCGGACATGGTGACGCCCAGTACTACGTTGCGCGTACTGGCCGACAACACCGAAGGCATCCAGCTCTTGCAGGACGCGCTGGTCGAGGTCGCGAACCGGTACGACCAGGACGACCACGGCGCCGCAGAGGGGATGCCGTCATGAACGTCTCCGAGCAGAGCACCTGGGAAAACGAGACGGACAAGAACGAACGGGCCATCCGCCTCGACCACGGCAGGAGGGAGGTCCGGCGACTCGTGAGTCCGGCGGTCATGTCAGTCGAGGCGGCCGGAGTCCGGCTGCGGCGGGCGGCGCTGCCGGAGGTGATGGCGGCTCAGGCCGCGGCTTTTTTCAGGAACTCGTTTTCCATCCGCAGTCGGCGGATCTCGCCTTCCATCTCAGACACACGCGCACGCTCGGACGGGCTCACCGGCTGCTCAGAACCCGGGTTCTCCCGCCGCCACGCGTTGACCCAGTTGGCCAGCGTACCCGCGTTGATCTCTAGATCCCGGGCGACCTCGGCGACCGGCTTCACGGTCTCGATCACCATCTGCACAGCCTCAGCCTTGAACTGAGCACTGAACCTCCGATGCTGCTCGGGCATGCACACACCCTCTCAAACGAGAGGCCCTGTCCAAGATCCTTGGTACACCTCTACTCCGGCCCGAAGAAAGGAGGTCACGACGTGGGTACTCGTGGCCGCGTTGCACAGCGAAACGATCAGCGCATTCGCCGCAACCGCACTGACCTGCCCACCGAGTCGGCAACCGAACTTGGCGCCGTCTGCGCCCCGGACCTCGGTCTCGATGACCCGCACCCGCTCGTCTCGGACTGGTATCGAGCGCTGACCGAGTCTGCACAGGCCCGGTACTTCGAGCCGAGCGATTGGCAGACCGCGCGATTCGTCGCGCACACGATGGACCGCTACGTCCGGTCGTCGAAGCCGTCGTCGCAGATGTTCGCCGCTCTCATGTCGGCGATGTCGGATCTGTTGGTCACCGAATGCGCTCGGCGCCGGGTGCGGATCGAGATCGAGCGGGAACAGACCTAGGAGAAGGCCAGCGTGTCGGCACCGAGGATTACCGGCAACAGCTCGGTGTCCAGTACTCCAGCCGCACTCTGTGATCGGGTTTTGCTAGAGTGCTGGGCGCCGGTCGCGGACAAGAACGACTGGACGTTGGACAAGGTCGCCAGCGATCCGAAGAAGACGTCCGGCAACCGCACCGCCGCGATGCATTGCCGATTCCCGGGCCCTGCGGGTGCGCCCGGCAAACCGAAACAACCCTCGCGGGCCGATGGGAGCCTGCCCGCGTGCTGAATGCTTGCCGAATGGCCCGAACGCACCGACTACTGGTGTCCAACCTGGCTGCCGCGACACCGCTGCGTGAGTTGGTGCAGCTGGCCAAGATGCGCCGGCGAATCGAACACGACTACCGCGAACTCAAAGACGGCCTGGGCCTTGACCACTTCGAACGCCGCAGCCTGGCCTGCTGGTATCGCCACGGCATCCTGGTCAGCCTTGGCCAGGCCATCTGCGCTCAGCTGCGCCATGACCCAAAAGCCTCTGCGCCGGCCTGACCCTGTACGCCGTCCTCCGCGAACTCCAGACCCTGCTGTACGTCTGGGCCGGCGCCTGCCGCACCTGCCGACAACCTCTCCCCGCCAGCAGGCACCCTCCTGACCAGCAACGAAGACCCACCTGACAAAGCACTACAAACCCCTGTGCAAGAACCTGTTACACCGGTGTTCGTTGTGATTGCGTAACAATCCGAACGTATGCTGGCGCGGTGACACGGGAGCATGGACAGCTCGTGACTCTTGGCGACGTGGGCGCGATGCTGGTGGCGAGGCGACACCCACTGGCCGAAGCCGCTGTGCGGGAGACGCGTGCCGATGCCGCCGCCTACGCGACCATCGAGGACAGTGCGGTTCTGGCCGACGTGCTGGACAACGCGCGAGAGGGGTTCGTCGCGTTGGGAACCTACCTCGCCAGCGGGCCTCCGCACGCCGAACCCGACATGGGCTTCGTTCGGCGTCACGCGGCCAAGCGCGTTCAGCGGCGCGTGCCCCTGGCCAGTTTCATGCACGGGATCCGTATCGGGCACCGAACAGCATGGAATGCGGTTCTCGAGTGGACGGCCGACCAAGCCGGCGGCAGAGAGGTCGCGCTGCTCGCCTCTGGCCTGCTGATCGACTTCTTCAACCAGTTCAGCACCATCGCCGCGCATGCCTATCTCGACGCCGAGCAGTTGCTCGCGGTCGAAGACGACCGCGTGCGTCGTGACCTGCTCGAGGACTTGCTCGGCGGGCGGGATCCCGCACCCGGACCGCGGCTCATGCGGGCCAGGGAAGCCGGCCTGACGCGGGAAGCTTCGTGCGTGGTGCTGGTCGCCGTGCCGGTCAAACCGATCAGTGACGATTACGGGCTGCGATCCGCTGCGGCCTCGCTGGGAGGCGCGGTCGGTGGCGCGGCACGCTCGTTGACCGTGGTTCGGCAGGACGAGATCGTGGTGGTCCGATCTGTGCGCGAAGAGCTCGGTGAGCAGTTCACCCGGCGGGTCAGGTCGGAGTGGCGAGCGCTCGCCGACAAGGGAACGCGGCTCGCTGTGGGGATCAGCACATGCCACAAGACGGTGGCCACGGTCGCAGACGCCTATCACGAGGCCCTCACCGCGCTTGACGTGCTTCCCGACGAGGGTGGCGTGGCCGCGCTCTTCGAGATGAAAGTGATCGATTACCTGACGCTGCGCGCCAATGAGACCGCACGGCGCCTGATCCCGTCCGCCGTGCGGGACTTCGTCGTCTCGGACAGCAGGTCGGGCGGGGTGCTGACCGAGACGGTGCTGTCCTACGCGCGAGCGAACCTCAACGTGAAGGCGGCCGCACAGGCTCTCGGTGTGCACATCAACACCGCCCACCACCGACTGACCCGCGTGGAGCGCCGCACGGGCTATGACCTACGACGGCTCCCGGACCTCCAGGAGTTGTTGATCGCGATCACATTCTACGGCGACGCCCGATCGGCGTTGTGATCCGATCACAGTCCCCCGCGGGCGAATGTTGGGTGGCGTGAACGATGACTTGGACGCTGCGGCTTTCTATGATGATCTCGAGAAGCGCGCAGGGTGCTGACAGCGTGAAAGTCACAGCTCAACGAGAGGAGGCGCGATGCGGTCGAAAACCGGCCTGGTGCTCGCACCACTGGCCGACGCCTGCATGAGGGCGGTACAGCCGAGTTTCGGACTCGGGTGGCAACAGCCCGGTATCCTATGACCACGATCGATAAATCTCACTGAGGTCTCTCGGGTTGTTAACCAGCCTGCTGCTGGTTCCGTGCACCAGCCGCCGGTCGGGAAACGATCCTGTGGGTCCGTGAGAATCGAGGAGATGTGATGCATCCCGGACTCCACGCGGGCATCCAGACCTGACCAGCCTGCTGCGGCAGCGGCAAAAACCGGCCGCGCAACACTTGCCGGGACTGGAACCTCTTCCTTCTGGCACGACCATGCTCGACCGCGAAGTCCGCGTGCGCGACGATTGATCGGTCGGCCCTACTCGGCTCTTTTCGCCAGTATTGCCTCGGGATCCGCCGCGCCCGAAGCGCACTGCTGTGCAAACGGCCGTTTGCTGCCTGCGGGCAGAGCGCCTCCTTTTACGCATCACCTGTATTACGAAATGGGGCCATTGCCATGCACGAAAGGACATCTGGGACGATCCGCGTGGCGATACATGCCTCGGATGCCCTGACTCGTCTGGGACTGACCAGCTACCTGGGCCGCGACCGCCGTGTCACCGAGACCGACCTCGACAACGCGCATGTTCTGGTGGTGACGGTCAAACGTGTCGACTCATCGACGACGGCCACCCTGCGGGATGTCAGCGCCGACACTTCGGCACGGTTGATCCTCGTAGTGGAGGAGAGCGGGCACGCCGACGTTTCCGCCGCGCTGGAATCGGGCGCCCGCGCCATCCTGTGGCGCCGCGATCTCAACGCCCAGATACTCCTGCAGGCCATCCGCGCGGTCAGCGGGGGAGGAGGCTTCTTTCCCAACTCACTACAGGGCGAGCTGATCGAGCAGGTGCAAAGGGTCTGTCGCGAGGTGCTTGAACCGCATGACCTGTCGTTCTCCGGGGTCACGAACCGTGAAATCGACGTGCTCGGGCTGGTCTCAGAAGGGAACGAGCTCAAGGACATAGCGCAGAAGCTGCACTTCTCCGAGCGCACCGTCAAGAACATCCTCTACCAGTTCACGAGTCGGTTCAACCTGCACAACCGGGCCCATGCGGTCTCCTATGCTATCCGTTCCGGCCTTATCTAGTGGCTCGTCTATGAACCTTGGTCGGGTTATTGATCATGGTCATGGCTGCTGCGCCACCCGCGATTCCACGTGCACTTCACCCCGACCTCGGCCAGCTGGCTCAACCTCGTCGAGCGATGGTTCGCCGAGCTCACCAACCGCAAGCTTCGCCGCTCAGTACACCGCAGCGTCGCCTCCCTCGAAGCTGACGTCCACGCCTGGATCAACGCGTGGAACGACGCCCCCAAACCCTTCATATGGACCAAGACCGCCGACGAGATCCTCGAAACCCTCGCCGCATACTGCCAACGAATTAACGACTCACGACACTAGGCCGTGTCTCCTTATTGCCGAAGCCATAGGGTAATCGCGCGTAGGACGATGCCTCCTCGGTAGAGGGCGGCGAGTTTGTCGTAGCGAGTGGCGATGCCGCACCACTGCTTGTGAGCGAGCTGGTCTGCGGGCTGCGGGGGCGCGGTCTTGATGCCCCCGCAGCCCGCAGTCTGGCTCGAATCGCTCGGGATGAGTAGGCCTTGTCGCCGATCACGGCCTCGGTCCGACCTTGGGCATCTTCGGCATGACCAGGACCTTCCACCGGGAGAACCCGATCTTGCCCTGGCAAGACACCCACTGACATCGTGAACATCACCCAGCCGTGAAAACAGGTAGCCGATGGAAGCGATCAGGCAAACCGGCAGATCAGATGGTCGAGTCAGACATCGCCCGAGAGAACGCCGACCCGCAAGCCGTCAGGCCAGACACTTTCGTGCGGAGTACTGGTAACCCCGGATATCAGGTCTTGCGGAATGGCTATTTGTCTCGCTCGTGTTCACCGCGAGCGCGCAGAGTCAGCGGCGGACCAAGGATGGCGGTCGCCGGAACCGCACTGGCCTGCCGATGAGCGGATGTTCGCCGTTGCCCAGCGGCGTTGACTGGGTTCGTCTGCTGCCCGGGGGGCGGTACTGGGACGAGCGAACGTCCCACCGAGACATCGCCCGGTACCGTGCGGAACCCTCCTCTTCGGTGGTCTCCACAGTCCGGTACCTGAACGACGGTCCACCTTAGATTCCGCTCCGGATCGCACACCTGAGGGCACGAGCAGCAGATGCCCGAGTACGGCCGTGCGGAGTGTCTTGTCCACGGAGAGGAAGTGTCCCCGCGTATGGACTCGGGAACGCGGTCGATGGTTTTCAGCTCAGTCGCTGTTTAGTCCTGCTTTGCGGTATGAGGCCAGGAAGTCGTTCAGGACGACGAGCATGTCCTGTGGGGCTTCCTCTGCTGGGAAATGTCCACAGTCGGGTAGCACGATGTTGGTGACGTCTTCGGCGACCGGCGCCAGAGTTTTGCCGACCAGTTCGCCCACGGAACGGGCGCCGGCGATTGTCAACACGGGCATGGTGAGCTTTCGTTGCCTGCGCCGCTCGTTCTGCTCGATGGTCGTGTCGAGCGCACGGTAGAACTCGAAACTGGCGCGGAGTGCGTCGGGGTCGCAAGCCAGAGTCTCGATGTAGAGGTCGATCGCGTGCTCCGGCAACGGCCGAACCGCTTTGGTCGCGAACTGGTACCCGAAGAACAGTCGTTCCCGACCTTCCACGAGTTTCTCGTTCAGTGATCCGAGTCGGTTGAACCCGAAATGCCACAGCCGGTCGATGGACTCCTGCGGTGCGAACAGCGGCGGGGAGGGTGCCAGGCCGGGGATCACGGCCTCGGCCACCGCCAGGCGCTCCAGCCTCTCCGGGTGGTCCGCGGCCAGCGCGTACCCGGTCCACATGCCGACGTCGTGCCCGACCATCGCGAAACGATCGTGGCCCAGCGCGCTCATCAGCTCCACCATGTCGGCGGCGAGGGTTCCGGTGTCGTAGCCGTCGTCCGGTTTTCCGGACAGGCCCACGCCCCGAGGGTCAGGGGCGACGATCGAGAAATCGCGTGCCAGCGCGGGCATCAGCTCCCGCCACGCGTACCAGGTCTGCGGCCAACCGGCCAGCAACAACAGCGGCGGTCCGTCGCCGCCGGTCACGGCGTGCAGGTGCAGGTCACCGACTTGCACCCAGCGGCTGCTGAACGTGTCGGTGAAGCCGTCGGGCAACCCGGGGGCGCCGCGCACCGAGCCGCGGCCCGCGGGCTCGGTCGGGGTGTTTCCTTGGATTGTCATGGCAAGTCCTCCTGATCGTGGCTGGTGGTCGAGTTGGTCAGGCGACAGCTGTCCGGTCGGCTGCCGTGGAGCGAGTGAGCGTGGTGGCCAGGGCGATCGCACCGATGCCGACGGCCAGCAGGAGCGTCGCGACGTTCTGGTTGATCACTTGGTCGAGGAGGCCGAGGGCGAGCGTCGGGCCGATCGTTCCCGCGTAGGCGGCCAGGAAGTAGGACGCGAACAGGTCGGCGCGGCGATCCGGGGCGGCGAGGCGCGCGGTGACCGCGACACCACGCCGGAACGTCACCCCCGCGCCGATTCCCGCGAACACCGTGCCGGTCACGAAAGCGGGCAGGGACCGGGTCCAGAGTCCGGACTCGAACACCGCGACCCCGATGATGAGGAACACGGGCCCGATCACCGGGGAATCCAGCCACCGGCCGGGTGCAGCCAGCTGTGCGACCAGGGCCACTGCGAACAGCAGGCCGACCTCCGCTCCGACGGCCGCGACACTGCGCACCTGAAGCGCGTCGTGGAGAAATCCGGGCACGAGCGAGGAGAACAGGCCGTTGACCGCGAACGCCGCGAACACCGCGACTGCCGCGGACAGGAACTGGCCGCGCGCCGCACGGTCGACCGGAAGCGTGGGGCGGCGGACCGCGAGCACCGGACGCCGGGGAGACCGGACGGTCTCCGGAGTCACGACGATCGCGACAACCGCCGGGACCAGCGCGGCCAGGTAGCACCAGAACACCAAGTGCGTGGGACTGGGCAAGAACTGCGCGAACAGGCCGGCGATGACGGTGCCGAGCCCCAGTCCGCCCAGGTTCGCCCCGGCGGCGGTCATCGACGCGCGCCGACCACCTCCCGGCCCGGCGAGCTCTTCGAGCGCCGCCGTCGCCGTCGCCGTGGTCACCCCGGTAGCGAGACCGCACAGGAACCGAGCCAGCAGGAGCAGGCCGACGTCCCGGGCCACCAGGAAGCACACGGTGCTGGCCGCGAGCACGACCAGCGACGCCAGCAGGAGCGGGCGCCGGCCCGAGCGATCCGACAACGAGGCGAACAGCAGCAGCGACGCCACCACACCCAGTGCGTAGATCGCGAAGATCAAGGTCGTGGTGAACGGACCGAACCCCATGCGCGGAGCCCAGAAAACGTACAGCGGTACCGGCAGCGTGCCGCCGAGCATGGCGAGCACGTACACCGCGGCCACAAGCCAGAAACCCGGCTTCGCGCGTCTGGAGGCGGCGGCTGGTGCGTCATCGACAACGGACATGCCCCGACCGTAAGTCATCTTGGACCGATCAGTCCATGATTCTTGTACTGTTCGTTCCAAGAAGTAGGTAGACTCACACCGAGCCGGTGAGGACGGGAGGCGAACATGTCGGGCCGCAAGCAGTTCGACGTCGACAAAGCCCTGGACAAGGCCATGGCGGTGTTCTGGCAGCACGGATACGCCGACGCCTCGCTCGACATGCTCGGCGCGGCCACCGGCCTCGGCCGGGGATCCCTCTACGGCGCCTTCGGCGGCAAGGACGCGCTGTTCCGCCGAGCGCTGGACCACTATTCGACCACCTACGGCGCCCGCTACGAGGACGCGCTCACCGCACACCCCGGCGACCCGGTCCGCGCCATCGAAGCGTTCTTCGAAGTCATCCTGGCCAGGATCGACGACCCTGCCGTACCGAAGGGATGCCTCATCGCCCAATCGGCGGCTCAGGCAGCCGTGCTGACTTCCAACAGCGCCACCCACGTCCGCGGCCTGCTCGACCTCCAGCACGCGCGGATCCGGGCCGCGCTCGACGATCCGCATGTCGATCCAGCGATGCTCGACGACCTCGCCACCTACATCGTCGCGATCAACCAATCCCTCGCGGTGCTCAGTCGTGCCGGCGCATCCGACGCCGAACTGCGGGCCGTGGTGCGCCTTGCCTGCGAGACCGTAGCGAACCGCCTCACTCCTGCCCACTGACACGGCCAGCTGGTCCCACGCTGCGGATCGCGCACATCGCCACGTCGCCGACGACCTCCCCGGCACCCACAGCCGGCGAGCGTGTGCGGGGCAGCGGACCGATAACCGGCCCACTTCGCGAGCGTCGAACATCCGGTCATGCCGCATAGTGGGCGTTAGCAACGATGGATGACATCGCTAGCGGGCCTGGTTGCTTCGCGGCGCAGGTCCTTGTCGGAACCGCCGACGACCACGTTCATAAGGTGACCCTCAGCTTTCTGCATCGGGTCCGGGGCGGGACGGCTGCTGGGCGCGCTCGCGAGGAACTCAGCCCCCCGGCACAGGGCCGTGACGACTGCCTCGGGCACGTCGATCGTGCCGCGCCGCAGCGTCTCCTCGCGGCACGCGACCGAGCGATCAAAGGAAACACGAACCGTGCTGCCGCCCTCGACGGGACGGGCCGCCCGGATCGAATCGGCGAAGGTTGCTATGCGGCGGCGGTAGTCCGCGGGTTCAGTCAGCACACCCGGATCAACGAGCGCGATGAACAGAGCGCAGTCCGAAACGCCCGGCGGGGCGGCGGCTGCGCCGGTCATCATGCCGGACAACCGCACGACCATGGCCAGCCCGGAGCCCTTGTGTCCACCCCACACGCTGAACGCCCCCTCGAGCGCCGCGGTCGGGTCGAGCGTCGGCGCCCCCGAAGCGTCGTAGGCTTGGCCGGATTTAGGGGTCGTTTCAGAATGCGTGTGCGGGGAGTTCGGCGGTGAGGATCATGCAGTGGGCGAGTTGCAGGAACCCCTCGTGGATGTCGTCGCGGGCTTCCCAACGAATCCGCAGGCGGCGCGGGCCGTGAAGCCAGGCGATGCGGCTTCGGCCACCCACGGCAACCGGTCAAGCCCAGAGCCGTGTTCGTCACCGCGGCGAGCGATACGAGGCGTGATGTTCCGGGCTCGCAGCTTGTCCCGGTAGATGTCATGGTCGTAGGCCCGGTCCGCATAGAGCTCACGGGGCTTGCGGCGGGGCCGACCCCGTCTGCCTCAGACCGGTGGGGTCGCCTCGATCAGCGGCACCAGCTGGGTGACGCCGTTGCGGTTGCTTCCCCACGCCGACCCGGATGCCGAAACCGGCGCGGATGCTTCGGCAGCAACGGCTCGATCAACGCCCACAGCTCGTCGCTGACCTCCCACGGCCTCGGGCGAGCCATCCCACGCTCCCAACAAACGATCAACTACGCCAGCCACCATGCCCAGACCATGATCATTATGCAAAGACCCCTTAGACCACATCTCATTTGGGTGTGCCCTTGGGCGGGGGATATCGTTGATCAACTGTGAGCGATGTGGAGAAGTGGTGTCCGGAGCCGTTGTGGCTGCTGGCGCGTTCGCTGTTGCCCGAAGCGCCGCAACGCCACCAGGGCGGAGGTCGGCGTCGGCTGGACGACCGCGCGGTGCTGGCCGCGATCCTGTACGTGCTGCAAACCGGGTGCGCCTGGTCAGCGCTGCCCACCTCGTTCGGAGTCAGCTGCGCCACCGCACACCGCCGGTTCACCGAGTGGTCCCAAGCCGACGTGTTCACCCGGCTGCACCAGGAACTGCTGGACCTGCTCGGCACCGCTGGA is a window of Saccharopolyspora erythraea NRRL 2338 DNA encoding:
- a CDS encoding IS3 family transposase, with product MPEQHRRFSAQFKAEAVQMVIETVKPVAEVARDLEINAGTLANWVNAWRRENPGSEQPVSPSERARVSEMEGEIRRLRMENEFLKKAAA
- a CDS encoding response regulator transcription factor → MAIHASDALTRLGLTSYLGRDRRVTETDLDNAHVLVVTVKRVDSSTTATLRDVSADTSARLILVVEESGHADVSAALESGARAILWRRDLNAQILLQAIRAVSGGGGFFPNSLQGELIEQVQRVCREVLEPHDLSFSGVTNREIDVLGLVSEGNELKDIAQKLHFSERTVKNILYQFTSRFNLHNRAHAVSYAIRSGLI
- a CDS encoding PucR family transcriptional regulator, which gives rise to MLVARRHPLAEAAVRETRADAAAYATIEDSAVLADVLDNAREGFVALGTYLASGPPHAEPDMGFVRRHAAKRVQRRVPLASFMHGIRIGHRTAWNAVLEWTADQAGGREVALLASGLLIDFFNQFSTIAAHAYLDAEQLLAVEDDRVRRDLLEDLLGGRDPAPGPRLMRAREAGLTREASCVVLVAVPVKPISDDYGLRSAAASLGGAVGGAARSLTVVRQDEIVVVRSVREELGEQFTRRVRSEWRALADKGTRLAVGISTCHKTVATVADAYHEALTALDVLPDEGGVAALFEMKVIDYLTLRANETARRLIPSAVRDFVVSDSRSGGVLTETVLSYARANLNVKAAAQALGVHINTAHHRLTRVERRTGYDLRRLPDLQELLIAITFYGDARSAL
- a CDS encoding alpha/beta fold hydrolase, which codes for MTIQGNTPTEPAGRGSVRGAPGLPDGFTDTFSSRWVQVGDLHLHAVTGGDGPPLLLLAGWPQTWYAWRELMPALARDFSIVAPDPRGVGLSGKPDDGYDTGTLAADMVELMSALGHDRFAMVGHDVGMWTGYALAADHPERLERLAVAEAVIPGLAPSPPLFAPQESIDRLWHFGFNRLGSLNEKLVEGRERLFFGYQFATKAVRPLPEHAIDLYIETLACDPDALRASFEFYRALDTTIEQNERRRQRKLTMPVLTIAGARSVGELVGKTLAPVAEDVTNIVLPDCGHFPAEEAPQDMLVVLNDFLASYRKAGLNSD
- a CDS encoding MFS transporter, whose amino-acid sequence is MERTVQESWTDRSKMTYGRGMSVVDDAPAAASRRAKPGFWLVAAVYVLAMLGGTLPVPLYVFWAPRMGFGPFTTTLIFAIYALGVVASLLLFASLSDRSGRRPLLLASLVVLAASTVCFLVARDVGLLLLARFLCGLATGVTTATATAALEELAGPGGGRRASMTAAGANLGGLGLGTVIAGLFAQFLPSPTHLVFWCYLAALVPAVVAIVVTPETVRSPRRPVLAVRRPTLPVDRAARGQFLSAAVAVFAAFAVNGLFSSLVPGFLHDALQVRSVAAVGAEVGLLFAVALVAQLAAPGRWLDSPVIGPVFLIIGVAVFESGLWTRSLPAFVTGTVFAGIGAGVTFRRGVAVTARLAAPDRRADLFASYFLAAYAGTIGPTLALGLLDQVINQNVATLLLAVGIGAIALATTLTRSTAADRTAVA
- a CDS encoding TetR/AcrR family transcriptional regulator — encoded protein: MSGRKQFDVDKALDKAMAVFWQHGYADASLDMLGAATGLGRGSLYGAFGGKDALFRRALDHYSTTYGARYEDALTAHPGDPVRAIEAFFEVILARIDDPAVPKGCLIAQSAAQAAVLTSNSATHVRGLLDLQHARIRAALDDPHVDPAMLDDLATYIVAINQSLAVLSRAGASDAELRAVVRLACETVANRLTPAH
- a CDS encoding LacI family DNA-binding transcriptional regulator; the encoded protein is MVTILDVARAAGVSKSTVSRVLDERLPHSRSATAERVRKAAAELGYVRDPLASGLRRAGTSTIGVIVPRLTDTVMAMLYEEITAVAAARELFTVVATTEDSVETEAVAVRSLQMRRVDGLILTTARMGTPVTTGQTPCALALRTDGTSPAAIGDDRLGARLATRHLIDFGHRRIGLVGGPGYASSAQGRADGYRDALTDAGIPVDPALITGNAFSIEAGEVAGRQLLDRDDRPTAVFAVNDNTAIGVLSAAHRLGLSVPRDVSIVGYNDIPVVSRLPVPLTTVRVPFRQIATDALHLLTEHKGHTTTLTTTPTLIPRGSTGPPAE